In a single window of the Melioribacteraceae bacterium genome:
- a CDS encoding helix-turn-helix domain-containing protein yields the protein MNILGNDLELLSRHEAAKRMKISPCTLTKLINNGELGSVRMGRRDKIPLRELNRFLDENTVRSIRERDSHLYTETNPNDILITRENKTGSLGGDMILTELLNELKGE from the coding sequence TTGAACATACTAGGAAATGATTTAGAGTTGCTTTCGCGTCATGAAGCTGCCAAAAGGATGAAAATCAGCCCCTGTACGCTTACTAAACTAATTAATAATGGTGAGCTTGGTTCTGTGAGAATGGGGAGACGTGATAAAATACCGCTGCGGGAACTGAATCGGTTCTTAGATGAAAATACGGTTCGATCTATTAGAGAACGAGACAGTCACCTATATACCGAAACGAACCCGAATGACATTCTAATTACAAGAGAAAATAAAACCGGTTCTTTAGGTGGAGATATGATATTAACTGAATTACTAAACGAATTAAAAGGAGAATGA